One Curtobacterium sp. BH-2-1-1 genomic region harbors:
- a CDS encoding biotin transporter BioY, giving the protein MTNATGFARRAVLADRLRTHGLATNAALVAGGALFTAAMAQVEVPMWPVPITGQTLAVVLVGATLGARRGMLSLLVYAVAGLAGAPFFADFTGGLGALAVPSFGYVIGFIPAAGVIGWLARRDWDRHVGRAAVAMLVASAIPFVTGLPYLAVVLGQLGAPNDLQSVLAAGLYPFIVGGIAKALIAAGIVPLAWKVLGRR; this is encoded by the coding sequence ATGACGAACGCCACCGGGTTCGCTCGCCGCGCAGTCCTCGCCGACCGTCTGCGCACCCACGGCCTGGCCACGAACGCCGCCCTGGTCGCCGGCGGAGCACTCTTCACCGCCGCCATGGCGCAGGTCGAGGTGCCGATGTGGCCGGTGCCGATCACGGGCCAGACCCTGGCGGTCGTGCTCGTCGGTGCCACCCTCGGTGCCCGCCGCGGCATGCTGTCGCTGCTCGTCTACGCGGTCGCCGGACTCGCCGGTGCGCCGTTCTTCGCCGACTTCACGGGTGGCCTCGGCGCCCTCGCCGTGCCGAGCTTCGGCTACGTCATCGGCTTCATCCCCGCCGCCGGTGTCATCGGCTGGCTCGCCCGTCGCGACTGGGACCGCCACGTCGGCCGTGCCGCGGTGGCGATGCTCGTCGCCAGCGCGATCCCGTTCGTCACCGGTCTCCCCTACCTGGCCGTCGTGCTCGGACAGCTCGGCGCGCCGAACGACCTGCAGTCGGTCCTCGCGGCCGGGCTCTACCCCTTCATCGTGGGCGGCATCGCGAAGGCCCTCATCGCCGCGGGCATCGTGCCGCTGGCGTGGAAGGTCCTCGGCCGCCGCTGA
- a CDS encoding metal-sulfur cluster assembly factor, translated as MITALAPEKFDEVVEGLKEVQDPELGVNIVDLGLIYDLAWDDEATALVISMTLTSAGCPLTDVIEGDTANALDGIVDAFRINWVWMPPWGPERITDDGREMMRALGFSI; from the coding sequence ATGATCACCGCACTCGCACCGGAGAAGTTCGACGAGGTCGTCGAGGGCCTCAAGGAGGTCCAGGACCCGGAACTCGGCGTGAACATCGTCGACCTCGGGCTCATCTACGATCTCGCCTGGGACGACGAGGCGACCGCGCTCGTGATCAGCATGACCCTGACGAGCGCGGGCTGCCCCCTGACCGACGTCATCGAGGGCGACACGGCGAACGCGCTGGACGGCATCGTCGACGCGTTCCGGATCAACTGGGTCTGGATGCCGCCGTGGGGCCCGGAGCGGATCACCGACGACGGGCGCGAGATGATGCGCGCGCTCGGGTTCTCGATCTAG